The DNA region GAGTAtactaaaaacactgaatgcacAGCTCAATAGTCAGCTTCAGCTCTAAACATAAACATTGTACAAAAATTAAGTTTAGGAATTAAGCATGACACTAACTCACCCAAAAGGCATCTTTAAATTGTAATGTCATCTTGGCAGCGCTTAAGAAATAGTCCCTGTTAGAGTCCACTCAACTTTAAGTCACTTTATGACAGCCAGCAGTGTGCAAGGCTGTTGCTTGATGCAAGTGAAACGGATCATGACACATTCAGGAAGCCAGCCTTCAAACAGCAACGCTCACTTACTTACTCATTTGATTTAAATGAGGAAGAGCTGCAACATGTCAGCAGTTATCACAACCTGAACTGACACTCATGTCAGTTCACTCATGACACAATGTGTAGGGACAAGTAACACTGAGATAAAGCTAATAAATGTAgtcaaaacaaatttacaatgacatgactgttggttggagcatgttttttatgttaaaatgtctATAAAAAGTGGTTATTAGCTCATTAACCTCCCTGCTTTTCAAGAGTatatggacaaaacaaaataacaggaatacttcaaaatatataatataatgctGCCCTGCCACACACACTATTTTGTGAAGCTAATGGTGTCAGATTTTGACCTGATTTTGTGCTGAAACAACCCTACGATCGTTTCGGAGAGTGTGGATCGTGTTGGTGATATATTATGTTGCAAAATAtgtgttcctgttattttgtacCATGTCATTTTCTATTGCAACATTAATGTTGGCAGATAAAGTCAATTATCTTCAGGGTGCGTTGTACATCCTGTGACTAATGTTTAAGTGCAACAGAGGAAAACCACTTCATTACATCATGGAAACAAATGAGAAAACTCTACAGTACACTGGAGCATATAGTTATAATTCATCGTGTGATATATGCAGCTGTCTGCCGTAGTCTGTCACTTCACTGTTCATGAATGTGTCTTGATTTTTCAAAACTTCAGCCTCTGAGATGTGTCCGTCGCCATCGTGGTCCATTTCCTTGATGAGGTGAAGAGCCTGTTGATGACATGAGAGCAATATGAGCATCATGGGCAGAAATTATATATAATCCTACCAGGCAACAGCTAAAGGAGTATCCAAATACACAATTTGCCATGTATTAAAACCAAGAATTTTGCATCAATTTGTACTATTATGTCAACAAAACTGGGGGCACACGTTGGAACAGTTAGTCGTACCTCTTCTCTTGCCGAACCATAGCTGTTAGGCGCAACCCAACGGAGCTGCTCCTCTCGATTCAACTTGCCATCCTTATCTTGATCATAGAGGTCTTTAAAGCGCACTGTTTCTTCAATCTCCCACTGTGAAGGGGTGTCCTCTTCAAaaagtaaaagataaaaagtgttaaaactgCATAGGGGAAACAAAATGGGCATGCCGGAGGAAACTAGAACAAACGGATCATTCTGTGCTTTAAAATAACATCTTACATGATCTTACCATCTCCACGAACATCTCCGATAAATTCACTCAGACTGATGAATCCATCTTTATCTGTGTCATATTCACTCAACACATCTTCAATGGCAAAATCCTTTTAGGAAAAAAGGGGTAAGtgattacattttaatatgaaaTGGGAGGGGGACTCTTATAATGGAAGGAAAAGTGCATTATCATATCAGGTTTTGCAGAAGTATGAGCTGAACTCATCTTACAGCCATGTGATCCACTTCAGATGGATGGGTGAAGGCGAGAAACTCTGTTACATTGAGGCCGGGCGTGCCGTCCATATCAGCAACATCAAAGCGCCTCCTCTCCTTCAGGTGGAGCTAATGGGCATATGAGCGTACAGTATGTTAAGGTGCTGCAGATAAATTAGGCTGTGTCATAATGTGAACTTTCAGAAGGACAGTGAGAGTATGCCTACATGTCTGAGAGACTCTTGCTCCGGGTCATCCAGATCGGTACTTTCATCGAAACTAATGAGCTGGTCATGAGTGACCATGTTGTATTCCTCCCAAGTTACAACACCGTCTTTGTCAGTGTCGAACTCAGGGAACCGCTCCTCTGCATCATCCAGAGCATATCTTCTATAGACCTGTTGAATCCATAGTGTGATCTCCTCTGTGGATAAAACAGAGCTCAGACTAAGTCTGACctttaatcatttatttccaAATCTTAAGGGAAACATAAAGTTACCTGCACTTAGCAGATTGTCGGCATTTGTATCGATCTTCTTTACAATTTCCATCatctttttcctctgttctgCTGGACTAAGTTTCTTTAACTCCTCAGTGTCCTACAGGTGCAGAAAATAAGAGCAAAGAGTCAGAAAGTGATGAATAAAGAGTAGGAATTGGGCagaaagatgtaaaaaaaaaattagttggAGAATGGAAATAGGTTgggttttttggtttttttttgccataatcattcctcctgttcatactgaccaatcccttcataatgcatttataaTGTAATGCATTGTAAtagggaacaaaatccacaagcctccttctgtgcaaaaattaatttaaaatcttATGTGAAGCtcatatgaagcttcagttgtACAAAtgagtcatatcaagtagatatctttcaatgttacagtatttttagtgccaaagttcctatttttgttactatacttctattgcagctcaacaggaaaacactgtcccaggaaacacaaagagggaatttaaaagactaaatgtggcagatatccagttgatatgactaactcagactgctgagggctcatataagcttcagatagaCTTTTAAAAGCATTCTTGAACAAAATGACTGTgcggacacactgtggattttggtccccatcacttgcattgaaagcacatttgatggagatcttttaatagccagtatgaacaggaggaatgattacaacgaggaaaacctctttcactgttcatatgggcaaCTGACTATTGTTTTCAGGCCTTTAATTAGCAACCTGATCTCCCAGCAGGACATGCATGTCATGTTCAGAGTTGTGCTGTTGGCCAATATAATGATCTTCATGAAGATGTTTGTGAGAGTTTTCTCCCAAGCCAAACTGAAGGAGCAGCAGCGCCGAGGTCATCAATGCAGATGGTGCCATCTGTGGAGTGATACAATAAACTGatgaaaggtagaaaataatgGGTAAAGGAACTGAAAACACTACGAAGGGCTATTAATTAACTACAGTTTGCTTAAGCTGCCAAAACGCAAGTGTGCGACCTTGTGGTCAGCTGGTGGAAGTTCAAACACACTAAACATCATATGTGCGTGAGCCTCGTACTGAGAGTGATAAAACCTACTAAAAGAGTCAGGAATCTTCTCATATGaatagagaggagagagaaaatgccAAATAGCAATAGCGTATTGGTTCTTGTCAAGTTTTAATCCATTTCTGTGCAACTAAGTTATaacgtttgtgtttgtgagagacaGAATGAGACATGGGGACATTCAGACAGAATCGAGGATTAAACCAAAGCGTTAGCCAAAGTaaagaaatacaattaaatGTAACGCTAAAACGTCAACAGTCAAATAACTGCAACAAGTTTGTCAAATAATGTAACTAGAGGATATTGTTGTTACCGTGAAAGTTCTCCGCAGCTGGGTTTGCACTAATGTCAATCGCCATGGGAGATCAAAGTACTTCCGGTCTGAAATTTCAACAtatcattcttcttctttttcatttgtcttcttcttcttcttctttttcttcttcttttctgcaaGTATATCTATTTGCGGACTCGCAGTATCTACACGACAGACCCACTTCACTACATGACacaaccacttggttaggtttaggcatgaggcgTTATTACATCATGTCCTTTCTTTCTGAGGTATATTTACTGCAGTTAACAAGTACATCTACTGTTTCTGGTGCCTGGCAAAGTTCACAAAGTCCAATTGGGTGCTTCCCTATAATGTGGAAAGTCCTGTACAGGTTATTGTATCGTAGTCTTTTCTATTTTCTCCCCTATTTCTCTCAATCTATTTTGAATTGCATGTAGCTGTCTTCCTCTTATCTCCTgatctcagtgctgctgctactctttattgattttctttcatgCAACACCCATTCCTTCtgattttgaaattttaattgTGGTGtctatgttttcttttttaacagctTGTTTGGCTAGTTCGTCCACTCTCTCATTACCCATAATGCCTATGTGCGCAGGAACCCACGAGTGTGACCACAGTGCCTTGTTTTATTACTCGTCAGtgaaaattaaatcattactctgacacattttttaaataactaaaatgtTTAGTCCACCTAATGTACATAAAGACAAGTCAACAACATATCGTAAAGCTTCCATACAAGAAAGTATAATTTATGGGTAGTTTACTGGTTTGGTGTTCAagaattttcttgttttagcaGCTCAGATAAACACTGAGTTGCTCTATAAAAACCTATAGAACCAACTGAGAAATTAGTTTAAAAGGTATAAAGGTCATCTTCTATTCTTGTGCTAGCCTAAAAATATATTATCTGTCGTGATTCCACCACCCAAAAGTGATATTTATAGGCTACTGGATTCAAAGCTGGAGATAACTGTCACTGTCATCCTGGTCTTTCCAGTGTATGTTTTAGCTTCATGTGTTCCAGTGCCATTCCTCATGTGTTTCAGTACCATTCTTCAGATGAAAGAGGCAGTAGAGTGCAGCTGACCAATTAGTTATCTTTAACAAAATGTTCAGGGAGCCAAATGGGCTTTAAGGTGATCAAGGCCTGTTTCACAAAGTTTACTGATACATTTTGTAAGTTTGTGGGTAGATGGAACAAGTCAAAATAACATCTTGACAGAACGTGTGTGTGAAGAATTGTGAAACTCTTGCGAGATTTGTACgctaaccttaactttaacccaaccctaaccctaacattaagcctaa from Thunnus albacares chromosome 7, fThuAlb1.1, whole genome shotgun sequence includes:
- the rcn2 gene encoding reticulocalbin-2 isoform X1, with product MAPSALMTSALLLLQFGLGENSHKHLHEDHYIGQQHNSEHDMHVLLGDQDTEELKKLSPAEQRKKMMEIVKKIDTNADNLLSAEEITLWIQQVYRRYALDDAEERFPEFDTDKDGVVTWEEYNMVTHDQLISFDESTDLDDPEQESLRHLHLKERRRFDVADMDGTPGLNVTEFLAFTHPSEVDHMADFAIEDVLSEYDTDKDGFISLSEFIGDVRGDEDTPSQWEIEETVRFKDLYDQDKDGKLNREEQLRWVAPNSYGSAREEALHLIKEMDHDGDGHISEAEVLKNQDTFMNSEVTDYGRQLHISHDEL
- the rcn2 gene encoding reticulocalbin-2 isoform X2, whose product is MKIIILANSTTLNMTCMSCWEIRLLIKGLKTIDTEELKKLSPAEQRKKMMEIVKKIDTNADNLLSAEEITLWIQQVYRRYALDDAEERFPEFDTDKDGVVTWEEYNMVTHDQLISFDESTDLDDPEQESLRHLHLKERRRFDVADMDGTPGLNVTEFLAFTHPSEVDHMADFAIEDVLSEYDTDKDGFISLSEFIGDVRGDEDTPSQWEIEETVRFKDLYDQDKDGKLNREEQLRWVAPNSYGSAREEALHLIKEMDHDGDGHISEAEVLKNQDTFMNSEVTDYGRQLHISHDEL